From Bacteroidota bacterium, one genomic window encodes:
- a CDS encoding ABC transporter permease, whose amino-acid sequence MRFLQDTGTYFLMLRRMVIKPDRINMYWLEVLRQMTDIGFGSLIIVLLSSFFIGAVTAVQTAYQLAGTVLVPPYYLGLIVRNTTILELAPTFTCLILAGKVGSNIASELGTMRISEQIDALEIMGVPTETYLILPRVIASVIMIPALVVVSAFVGIGGGMLAGSLTGYASSTEFTYGLLAFFDPYDITMMMIKAVTFGFLISTISCFKGFYIQGGSIEIGKASTQAVVLSCIFVLLADYILAELLL is encoded by the coding sequence ATGCGATTTTTACAAGACACCGGAACATATTTTTTAATGCTGCGCAGAATGGTAATAAAACCGGATCGCATTAATATGTATTGGTTGGAAGTGCTGCGGCAAATGACCGACATTGGATTTGGCTCATTAATAATTGTGCTATTATCTTCTTTTTTTATCGGTGCTGTTACTGCCGTACAAACTGCTTATCAATTGGCAGGAACTGTTTTGGTTCCACCTTATTACCTCGGATTAATTGTAAGAAACACAACCATACTCGAATTAGCTCCAACATTTACCTGTCTGATTCTCGCCGGTAAAGTAGGTTCTAATATCGCATCTGAATTAGGTACAATGCGCATCTCCGAACAAATAGATGCTTTAGAAATTATGGGCGTTCCTACAGAAACTTATTTAATACTTCCAAGAGTAATTGCTTCTGTTATTATGATTCCTGCGCTTGTGGTTGTTTCTGCCTTTGTTGGAATTGGAGGTGGTATGTTAGCAGGTTCTCTTACAGGTTACGCCAGCAGTACTGAATTCACATATGGTCTGCTTGCTTTTTTCGATCCTTATGATATCACTATGATGATGATTAAAGCTGTAACCTTTGGTTTTCTTATTTCTACTATTTCCTGTTTCAAAGGATTTTATATTCAAGGTGGTTCTATCGAGATTGGAAAAGCCAGCACACAAGCGGTGGTATTGAGTTGCATTTTTGTTTTATTAGCTGACTATATTCTTGCAGAATTATTATTATGA
- the sucD gene encoding succinate--CoA ligase subunit alpha, which translates to MSVLVGNYSRVIVQGFTGKEGTFHAEQMIEYGTKVVGGITPGKGGTKHLDKPVFNTVSESVQKEGANTSIIFVPPAFAADAILEAAEAGIKLIVAITEGIPVQDMIKVKNYLNGKDCRLIGPNCPGIITPGEAKVGIMPGFIHKPGTIGIVSRSGTLTYEAVDQVTKTGLGQSTCIGIGGDPVIGTTTLDAIQLLMADDGTEGIILIGEIGGTMEAQASYWIKEHGTKPVVGFIAGQTAPKGRTMGHAGAIVGGKDDTAAAKMAIMRECGIHVADSPAIIGEMMFKAIK; encoded by the coding sequence ATGAGTGTATTAGTAGGCAACTATTCCAGAGTAATTGTACAAGGCTTCACAGGTAAGGAAGGTACTTTTCATGCAGAACAAATGATTGAATACGGCACCAAAGTAGTGGGTGGAATTACACCCGGAAAAGGTGGAACCAAGCATTTGGATAAACCTGTTTTCAATACAGTTTCTGAATCTGTTCAGAAAGAAGGCGCAAACACTTCTATCATCTTCGTACCGCCGGCATTTGCCGCAGATGCAATTCTGGAAGCAGCCGAAGCAGGTATCAAACTTATTGTTGCAATCACAGAAGGAATTCCTGTGCAGGATATGATTAAAGTAAAAAATTATTTGAATGGAAAAGATTGCAGATTGATAGGACCCAACTGTCCGGGTATAATTACACCCGGTGAAGCGAAAGTGGGAATCATGCCGGGATTTATTCATAAGCCGGGAACAATTGGAATTGTGAGTCGCTCGGGAACACTGACGTATGAAGCAGTGGATCAGGTAACAAAAACCGGATTAGGTCAAAGCACTTGCATCGGTATTGGTGGCGATCCTGTTATTGGAACAACCACATTAGATGCAATTCAATTATTAATGGCTGATGATGGAACAGAGGGAATAATTCTTATCGGTGAAATTGGTGGTACTATGGAAGCACAAGCTTCTTATTGGATAAAAGAACACGGAACAAAACCTGTTGTTGGATTCATCGCCGGACAAACAGCTCCGAAAGGCAGAACAATGGGCCATGCAGGTGCAATAGTTGGCGGCAAAGATGATACAGCCGCAGCAAAAATGGCCATCATGCGTGAGTGTGGAATTCATGTTGCAGATTCGCCAGCAATAATTGGCGAGATGATGTTTAAGGCGATTAAGTGA
- a CDS encoding ATP-binding cassette domain-containing protein encodes MIEIQGINKSFGKQTVLKDISTVFNPGHTNLIIGASGSGKTVLIKCIVGLLPVNSGIILFDGIKMNTVNQRGNKNLRRQIGMLFQGSALFDSMSVEENVMLPLNMFSSDTKKEKLNRVNFCLERVELTGVNKKHPGELSGGMKKRVGIARAIVLNPRYLFCDEPNSGLDPKTSIVIDELIGEITKEYNITTIINTHDMNSVMGIGEKILFLHEGKKEWEGTNKEILHAQNENLVNFIFASDFLKEARDYMINRDK; translated from the coding sequence ATGATTGAAATTCAAGGCATAAATAAATCCTTTGGAAAGCAAACTGTCTTAAAAGACATTTCTACTGTTTTTAATCCGGGTCATACCAATTTAATTATCGGTGCTTCCGGTTCTGGGAAAACAGTTTTAATAAAATGCATTGTTGGATTATTACCTGTTAATTCAGGAATTATTCTATTCGACGGAATAAAAATGAATACAGTTAATCAAAGAGGCAATAAAAATCTGCGAAGGCAAATCGGTATGTTATTTCAGGGATCTGCATTATTCGATTCAATGAGTGTGGAAGAAAATGTGATGCTACCATTAAATATGTTCAGCTCCGATACAAAAAAAGAAAAATTAAATAGAGTAAATTTTTGTTTGGAACGTGTTGAACTCACAGGTGTAAATAAAAAACATCCCGGAGAATTAAGTGGTGGTATGAAAAAACGTGTAGGTATTGCAAGAGCAATTGTTTTAAATCCACGTTATTTATTTTGCGATGAACCTAACTCCGGACTCGATCCAAAAACATCCATCGTAATTGATGAATTAATTGGCGAGATCACTAAAGAATATAATATCACCACCATCATCAACACACATGATATGAATAGTGTGATGGGTATCGGAGAAAAAATATTATTTCTGCATGAAGGCAAAAAAGAATGGGAAGGCACTAACAAAGAAATTTTGCATGCACAAAATGAAAATCTTGTCAACTTTATTTTCGCCAGCGATTTTTTAAAGGAAGCAAGAGACTATATGATCAACAGGGATAAATAA
- a CDS encoding phage tail protein — MSNFPLSSYHFTVEWGGTRIGFTEVSGLDIEFTPIKYRDGASKEEITTSVPGLKKFSNIILKRGITTDDNEFFEWLETKLNNLIDKRDIIIKLLDEQHNPVVTWKAEGAYPVKYSGPILRATGNEVAMEQLELAHEGLTLVK; from the coding sequence ATGTCAAATTTTCCTTTATCCAGTTATCACTTTACAGTAGAGTGGGGCGGAACTAGAATTGGGTTCACCGAAGTTTCTGGTTTAGATATAGAGTTTACTCCAATTAAATACCGGGATGGTGCTTCAAAGGAAGAAATTACTACTTCTGTTCCCGGGCTAAAAAAATTCAGTAATATTATTTTAAAACGTGGAATAACTACTGACGATAATGAATTTTTTGAATGGCTTGAAACCAAATTAAATAATTTAATTGATAAAAGAGATATCATCATAAAACTTTTAGATGAACAACATAACCCGGTAGTAACATGGAAAGCAGAAGGCGCATATCCGGTTAAATATTCAGGACCAATACTTAGAGCAACAGGAAATGAAGTAGCTATGGAGCAATTGGAATTAGCGCACGAGGGACTTACTCTTGTGAAGTAG